One Novosphingobium sp. 9U genomic window, GCGAGCAGTGCGGAGAGGGCGCGCTCCCGCTGACGGCCATGCTGGAGGCACTGCCCGGCGACATTCCGCTCTCGATCGAGCTGCGCTCAGCCGCTCTGCGCGACGCCTACAGCGACCCGACCGCCCGAGCGGTCGCCGTGCTCCAGGCAACGCGCGCCTGGCTGGGTGCGCGCTGAGCCCAAGCTACCAGGCGTGCGGCTCGCCATTCCACTTGTAAAACCCGCCTGACATCTCGGGGGTGAGGCCCTCGGCCAAGGCGACGATCCCTTCGGCGCTCTCTTGCGGCGTGAGGTCGGCCTGCGGCCCACCCATGTCGGTTTGCACCCAGCCCGGATGCACGCTGACCGCGATGACGCCGCGATCCTTCACGCCCAGCGCCAGCGACACCATCAGCCGGTGCAGCGCGGCCTTGGACGCCGAGTAGGACTCATAGCCCGCGTAGGGCCAGGTCGAGGCGCCGACTTGGCTGCCGAAACTGACGATCCGCGATCCTGCGGCGAGGCGGCGATTGAAGGCCTGGAAGACGCGCATCGGTCCACTGACGTTGACGTTGAACACGTCGGCCCAGTCGGCGAAGTCCGCGCTTTCCAGCTCGGACTGCGTGCTGCCCGATACGCCTGCGACGTTGTAGAGCACGTCGATGGTGTCGCCGCCGGTGTCGGCCGCGCCTGCCTTCACTGAGGCATCGTCGCCCACGTCCATGGCGTGGACGGAAAGGAGGCCATTGGACGCGGCGGCCATGTCATTGAGCTCGCCGGTTCGGCTGGGATCGCGCACCAGCGCATAGACCCGGTCGCCCTTGGCGAGATGCAGGCGGACAAGCTCCAGCGCGATACCCCGTCCTGCGCCGGTGATTGCTACGTTCGCCATCGTCATCTCCCGAGAATGTTTCGCCCATGTGGGGACGAGGCCTGGCGCCATGCACCTGTTTTTTTTCGCAGGTGAGTGACGGGGCCACCCGGCAGCATAACGCTGGCAAACCCGCGCGGACGCACAAGTCGGCGAGATGGCTCAATAATGCGGCAGGTCCCGTCAAGGCCCCGCGAGAGGACCAGGATCATGAACGTTCAAAGCACCGTTTCGCGCTACTCGCCCGAGTTCGACATGCCGGT contains:
- a CDS encoding SDR family oxidoreductase is translated as MANVAITGAGRGIALELVRLHLAKGDRVYALVRDPSRTGELNDMAAASNGLLSVHAMDVGDDASVKAGAADTGGDTIDVLYNVAGVSGSTQSELESADFADWADVFNVNVSGPMRVFQAFNRRLAAGSRIVSFGSQVGASTWPYAGYESYSASKAALHRLMVSLALGVKDRGVIAVSVHPGWVQTDMGGPQADLTPQESAEGIVALAEGLTPEMSGGFYKWNGEPHAW